The Asterias amurensis chromosome 21, ASM3211899v1 genome has a segment encoding these proteins:
- the LOC139953146 gene encoding ubiquitin carboxyl-terminal hydrolase 39-like, with protein sequence MADTKTGVKRKLVDVPDDFSDSDDEIAPVKDPKVDKSRSCPYLDTINRRVLDFDFEKLCSVSLSHLNVYACLVCAKYFQGRGRKSHAYTHSVQINHHVFLNLHTLKFYCLPDNYEIIDSSLEDITYVLRPTFTKDDIENLDSNTKLSRAYDKTTYLPGIVGLNNIKANDYCNVLLHALAHIVPLRNYFLEEKNYINIKLPPGDIMCLLSQRFGELMRKMWNPRNFKAHVSPHEMLQAIVLCSKKRFQITKQGDPVEILSWFLNALHASLGGTRKAKSSIVYGTFQGRMKVFTKKIIPMDTPEKDKEELLKTEEYKETVTETPFLYLTLDIPQAPLFKDELEQNIIPQIPLSSLMTKFDGVSEKEYKTYKDSTIKRFQLTRLPPYLILCMKRFNKNLFFIEKNRTIVNFPIKNMDFTEYLSKDPEVQKRNPSASYDLIANIVQDGEPGPGKGTYRAHVLHKSTGKWHEIQDLHVADILPQMITLSEAYIQIWERKDRKAEEGDEKPKTQRQPEN encoded by the exons CTCCAGTGAAGGATCCCAAAGTTGACAAAAGCAGAAGCTGCCCTTACCTCGATACAATCAATAG GCGAGTCttagattttgattttgagaaattgtGCTCAGTCTCCCTGTCCCATCTGAACGTGTATGCTTGCCTTGTATGTGCCAAGTACTTTCAAG GACGAGGGAGGAAGTCCCATGCCTACACCCACAGTGTTCAGATCAACCATCATGTCTTCCTTAATCTACATACCCTCAAGTTCTACTGCCTGCCGGATAACTATGAAATTATTGACTCATCACTTGAAGATATTACG TACGTCCTGAGACCCACCTTTACGAAGGATGACATTGAGAATCTTGACAGTAACACCAAGTTGTCTAGAGCTTATGACAAGACAACGTATCTTCCGGGCATTGTAGGTCTCAACAACATCAAAGCAAATGACTACTGCAATGTGTTGCTCCAT gCCCTCGCACACATTGTCCCCCTCCGGAACTACTTTCTTGAAGAGAAGAACTACATTAACATCAAGCTCCCACCTGGTGACATCATGTGCCTGCTGTCGCAGCGTTTCGGGGAGCTCATGCGTAAGATGTGGAATCCCCGGAACTTCAAGGCCCATGTTAGTCCACACGAGATGCTGCAGGCCATCGTCTTGTGCAGTAAGAAGAGATTCCAGATCACAAAACAGG GTGATCCAGTTGAGATCCTCTCCTGGTTCCTCAATGCCCTTCATGCTTCGCTCGGCGGAACAAGGAAAGCCAAGAGTAGCATCGTCTACGGTACATTCCAGGGTAGAATGAAAGTATTCACAAAGAAAATCATCCCCATGGATACACCGGAGAAAGACAAAGAAGAACTGCTCAAAACAGAAGAATATAAAG AGACCGTGACAGAGACCCCCTTTTTGTACCTAACGTTGGACATTCCTCAAGCGCCACTGTTCAAGGATGAGCTTGAGCAGAACATCATCCCACAGATTCCATTATCTTCACTCATGACAAAGTTTGATGGAGTTTCTGAAAAG gAGTACAAGACCTACAAAGACTCGACCATCAAGAGATTTCAGCTGACTCGTCTACCTCCTTACCTCATTCTGTGCATGAAACGATTCAACAAAAACCTCTTCTTTATTGAGAAGAATCGGACCATTGTTAACTTCCCTATTAA GAACATGGATTTCACCGAGTACCTATCCAAGGATCCTGAGGTTCAGAAGAGAAATCCTTCAGCCAGCTACGATCTGATTGCTAACATCGTACAAGATGGGGAACCAGGACCAGGGAAAGGCACTTACAGGGCTCATGTATTACACAAA AGTACGGGTAAATGGCACGAGATTCAAGATCTTCATGTAGCTGACATTCTACCCCAGATGATCACATTATCAGAAGCATATATACAG aTTTGGGAGAGGAAAGATAGAAAAGCTGAAGAAGGAGATGAGAAACCAAAGACACAAAGACAACCAGAAAATTGA